The window CTGTCTATGAAGATCTAGAATAGTCTACTTAGTCCGAATTCGAGCCAGAATGTATGACTGGTTGGTTGGATCTTATCAGATCCACCGTCATGCATGGGGACTCATTTACTGTTTTGAGAAACGGTTTCCACATCCCATTGTCGCCCCGAACTATACACCTATAGAAAGCAATGAACCACCATTGATTTTGATACATCTCACTCAACCATCCAAAATGCAAACCTCTAAATCTTCTCCTACCAATCCAGTGGTCTTACCCGCAAGCTACACCTCCCAGACCCCCCACGAATCCTTCCCGGACACCTCCAACGGCAATCTCACCTGGCACACACTCATCTCCGCCCCCCAAACATCCACCCAAGACCTAAGCGCGGGAATAGCCGTCTGCCTACCGGCCACCGGCCATCTCTGCGCACATCGCCACGTGCAGGCGGAGCTCTACCATATCCTGCACGGCGTCGGACAAGTCACCATCGACGGAACGGTGTACCCGGTCTCCGCTGGGAGTACCGTCTACATCCCTCCGGATGCAGAGCATGCTGTTGTGAACACGGGATCAGAGGATTTGAGATGGTTCTATGTGTTTCCGACGAGTGCTTTTGGGGACG of the Penicillium psychrofluorescens genome assembly, chromosome: 1 genome contains:
- a CDS encoding uncharacterized protein (ID:PFLUO_001558-T1.cds;~source:funannotate); this translates as MQTSKSSPTNPVVLPASYTSQTPHESFPDTSNGNLTWHTLISAPQTSTQDLSAGIAVCLPATGHLCAHRHVQAELYHILHGVGQVTIDGTVYPVSAGSTVYIPPDAEHAVVNTGSEDLRWFYVFPTSAFGDVVYRFSEERA